ggaggactgggatgaaaaattttaccgccgtatcccacaaccgcgcgcggccttattttcgaattcaacatggaagaggcgaggttagagagctcgtcgggtctacttgattgttcattcagtaacaggaaatgtggtagacacggaatgatctgttgagttttggcgatggaaatgctgcagggagtttggaaacagcacctaaggccgcgcgcaaTTGTGGGATATGGCATTAATATTTTTCTTCcaagtcctccaaattacgtcaccagatcatcTGGCTGTAGATTGTTAACCGCTCACAATGTCGTCACCATGTCCTTTTGCGCAACATCAACTGGCGCTCATCGCATGTGATTGGCTAATCTGATTGTGGGTCTGAGCCTTTGAGTGAAACGAAACTagcctttcttttttcagcaGAGCTATTGGATACCAGTTCTTCCCAGCCAGCAGAGTATTTTCTTTGCTTACCAGCAATTGGAGCTTCATCGTAGCTTTTTCTGTACGTGTAATCTAAAgaattaattaaaataaaaattaaattctatATTGTTCAGGTGCACGGCGAGAACTAAACAAAGGCGTGCGTTTTTTTAAATCATCAAAGCGTTCCAAAGATGTTTctcttagcttgtattattcaAAACGTTTTTAAAAAAGATAGCGTCAAACTCACGCGTTTTAGGAAAAGATTTGTTGTCATTTGACAGTCTCAATGAATTGCACTTTCTAgacagagcggttttcaaatgactgtcgaaaacccAATATCAAAGTGATCTACAACCACCAATCACAGCAAGAataaacagcgcgatgaaccaatcagaattcctagaaaTTACAGAAAGTACCCGTATCTTGGTCAGAGCATGGAAGGAATCGCACATACAAGGCGCtatttgttttggttgtcatTGGTTTAAAAACTAGCTTAGCAATCGTCATTCCATAGTTGCTTTCGACAGTCAGTCGAAAACTGCTCAAGCTCATTGGCTCAGCGGACGTAACTGGAGAGGGAGTTTCTTTCCCGCGTGAGAAGTGTGCAATAGATTTAAGTCGGTTCGTGAACTTTGCCGAAGCAATAAGGCAATATTCAGAATCAAAGGTCATTGTCAAGTCGTCAAAGTAGTACTGTATCACAGTAACTACTTTGAAGGCAGCTGGGTGAAAGGCAGCTGGGTGAAAATTGCGAGAAATTCTAGTTGTCAGCTCTAACGAAGCCCTTTCATCACGTACAACGCATGAGCAAATTCAGGGACTTTAATCCAAAATTTACCATTCTCCAGGAGCCAACAGTAAGTCGTTGATCGCGCATACATGATTTAAAAAGCTATTACCTGGTCTTCTCTCAGCCGGGTAGTCATAGTTGAATGTTCGGTGATCTTGAGTGAGCCGACGATAAGGAACTGAAAAGCGAAATCATCCTTTAGGAACTTAAGGCGCCAAAGAAATTTGAGAATTCATATCTACTACATAAAAGTGAATTAGTTTTTCTCAATCTCATCCGTTAGCTGCCTCTACGCTTCAGTCTCCCTCGAGTCTAAATGAAGGACGGAGAATTTGAATTACTCAACAATGAGCAGAGCATATTTTAAGTTCAGTGTTCTCTTAACTATCTAAATATTTCGAGCCCATCGAACAGAAATGAGTAGAGATCTTTTATTGTAGTCCAATCAATTTTTCAACGACAGAACGAATTACGtattgttatatagctggcgtttttcccgctacagtgcgcccattcattggctagttcatggtcacatgacatctaacaatgaaactgtttcccgtgaaatgccctgagcgggcaacattgcgaaaactatgacgtcaaacgggaaacagttcactgttacccgcgaaatgttgaccgctgttgcacatgatcagagcgtgcagttgaaggtggcctgatttTGTCGCGGGAATCCcagcgcgtttttcaaaatttgcttttgttttgttttgctatataacaaatcacttagagactggtcccttgggaaacagtgaattttgtttccctcgaatctcaatgtttccctcgacttcgtctcgggaaacattgagattctcgggaaacaaaattcactgttcccctcgggaccagtcacTAAGTGTTTACTGTTTACTGGGCATGAATTTTAACAGAAATCTGAACGAGGAAATTATTTTCGAACAACTATTAGCCACTCCTGATAATGTCATAGGCTGAGCTgaaggagtttaagaaatgacaatGCCACATTGATTGGTTATTTCAAGCAATTATATCACATCGTTATATCCCATGTCAAATCGTGCTACACAAACGGCACGCCTTTTGGTGAAATTGTTatacgtagtctgccaaacgacgacgtgaaatttgtACTTGTCTACGCTCCCCATTCATGACACCCCTAGCTGTCTCTTCAATCTCAATAGCTATAATTTTTTGCTTACTTGGTATTGACTGTGACTTCTTTGGCAGAAGCTGAAGGTTGACTGTTCTTGCTTGAGCTGATGTTTTTTTCGCATCTTTCTGTTGTTCAGTCTTTGCTACAGCTGAAACAGAAGCGAAACGTTACATGGTATATATACAGCAGGatcctatgagcaggagcatgcaactccactatatctCTGTTACAGctttttcatagaccgatttatttttagatcgaatctaccttgaataagactcccgtgggagtgccataaccaatcacaagacaataattgacgtcactgcttACTGGACGGGAACTTCCTTTCTTTCacgaaagaaaaggtgtactaaaaatagatcagtctgtaaaaatgcttagtatgggagttgcgagctcctgctcatcggctcctgatacAGCTATTTTAAAAGacgtcaaaaaaaaaagcaagcacTCCGTAAGCCAAGACCGCAAGGTAGTATGGGTAGTTTCACGAGCCAACAGTTTCAAAAATCCTAATATTACCTTGCAGTCTTGGTTTATgagctttttgcttttcatttgacgttttttgaaatagctgtctTTATAACACAAGCGAATTGTAAGTTATATTATCGTAAGAACCTCAAATAAAGGAATTTCAcgctgttgttttgcagaaagCGGCCAGGCACAAAACTGTTCCGAAAAGCGTGCCTCATATGTagcacgatttttttttttaattcaaccaatcacattcttAATTAACGTATGGCGATGCCGTCGTAGTTTTTTGAGCCGGGCTCTTCAATATTTTCCCTTtgtccgagcagccgaagaggaACAACAAGCCTTCATGCGGTTGCAATTGTATAGCAAACACAAGTTTTTGGTCAGTTCTGTAGGGCTTGTTGTGATGAAGACCAtgcaaagaaattatttttgtcttattttcttAAACTTTGGCTACGTCCAcgcgaagacgattgtaaacgcaaacgatagtaaacgcgtatttttatctccgtccacacgaagacgatcatcgtttacgtagcatttgcaaatttatccactttggagtgcgtttccgaatttatgcgtttacggtgagtgttttcatcgtcttcgtgtggacggaaggcctaaacgcatgaaaaagtttgcgtttacaatcgtcttcgtgtggacggggcctttgTGTTGGTTTTCGTGGAGCTCAATTAAATGAGAGAAAAAGGGCTACTAATCATACTCACATTTTTCCATTGTCACAGTTTCATGCTTTGATTTAGAAGCTTCTCTTGCTAAATCTGAAAGTTCCTTGGGAAGatctgagataaaaaaaaaagacgaaaagaaaaaaaaattgagcattAAACGTTTAGGTGGCAATGTTTTTATTTCGAACGCAATATGAAACTGTACGgaatagctcttatcggagttatcagcggttttaacacataaacaaggctaatgggtcattttccattgtattgaccctttagcctcgtctgcacgtagctgtaaacaaaggaggctttgctcGTGGGCGCAACtacgataacagctattaacaATAGGTCTCTCCAAAAGAGCGACTTCACCACTTGttagaaaaacaaataattaccTGGCTTTTCAGGCACCTCATCAGTGGTCTTCTTTTCTGAAACTAAACACAAATGAAAATTTAGTTGAAACACGAAGGGAATCTGAGAGGTCTGGGCAATGATACATTTTTTAGCCCACTCCTCACGTCAATGTGaacagaaaattaaatttttatcttcagttctcctttaaaacaaaaaaaaacttttacgCAATGGTGACTATCTTGCGGTTGTTGCTTTTTGTTTccattctatattgttgacaaattacacTTCAGGTGGACTGGTAGGAGCGCCCTGGTATTACATAGATAGAATGAAAGATTAACAGTTGTGTTTTCACGTTGTGGCTGACACTATAAATTCGGAAATTTAACGTTGAcgtttgacagactacgtcaaagaattctactaaagttcgtgctgcacgtgcagcacgattattttttttaattaattgcTTAATCCTTAAGGGGAATAAACTGTCTCAAAATCAAACTGGCATGAAGGGATTTTCATTCAAGTGTCATGTGCTGACATcaacaggacttcaaatttTACTTTGTTGTTTCTCAGAGGATGgcaaaaaaatgtcatttcaGTATAATTGTGAACCCCCTTGGTGAGCCTAGGTGCTTTGGGGGCAAACAATGGCAAATAtgtttgaattaaaaattaaaaaaaaagagaaaagaggaAATATGTCAAAATCAAAAACGGACGTGCTGAGATCTAtatgtttttgttgttcattAATTATGCTGATTTGTTCTGTCCTTCGTAGCCGTCGCTGTTGTCATTacatacaatacaatacttcttattcttgaggaaatcaaatcgacatagctcaaatcgctatttacaaatgttttctacaaatcaaatcgaatcaaatcaaatgttggtttttggtgagaggggaaaaccggagtacccgggggaaaacctctcatagcagagtagagaaccaacaaactcaatgcacatttgacgccgagtgcggaaatcgaacccgggccacattggtgaaaggCAATTGCTCTCACCACAACGCCAACTCTGCCACCTGGGAGCTTAGCAAAGATGACGTCGACAACAGCgggaacgtcatctgaaaatgtaacttcgcgttcgTGCAACATTTCCCTATTATATTAAAAATCATCACACTTGCAAAATACGCTCtcactatcctggaattaaattggaaattGGATAAGAAGACAAGATTGAAACTTTATCATCATCTGCGAACGTCgtctacacaactgcaaaacaggtcatttgacgtcgtggaaagaacgagaacgtctgcgaaatgtcaaacgatgaaaaatgcacgtgcaacgcgtgcaaaactgttgtttttcattgtcaaatatgcaaatttgtgacagtcttgttgccgtcgtcgtcgtggttgccgAAGCTCCCTATAAGCTTCCAAGAGACAACACCCACTTCAACGCGAGAATCAAGTAGATGATTGGCCGAAGAAGCAAAAACATTATGATAGTTCTGCACGTGCAGGAACGTCTCAGTTTGGAACGTGTACCGCGAAATTGCATGAGGACGACAAGAGCTTCTCAACTCCCTTGCTATAATCCAGTAAGGGCTGCTCTAAGTCAGTTTTATAcgttttttagcttttttttaacgtatttatttatttgctccAATAGCTATTTTAGGGGTATTAATTTGCGCTCAGCTGGCGATAACGTGACTGTCATATTGGGTTGAGTTGACCGtgtttttggttttatttttcagttcaGTTCAATCACAGAACTACTAAAGGGaacaagaaataattattgtactctTGCTTTGAAAATTTTACTGGAATCCGCATCCCGATATAAATGAGGTAAGGCGAATCTTTTATGTTCTTGAAAGGCTCATCTTCATCGTAATAACATGTAAAACTTACGGAAAACGAAACGTGGAGGGAAAAGAAGCGAAACAACCGCGTCCTATTGACCACAAGGTCATGAACCGAAGGAACCCCCTTGATGTAAGTTTTCCCCTGGCGCGCACGTTAAAAAAGTTTGAAGTAAACGAAATGATGTTGAAACTCTGTCTAGCATTTTAGCCAATATGCGAttcaaattcatgaaaaattaGAACGAAAAGTCGACCTGTTAAACTTCCTCAGAAAGTGAGACTTGGACTCTTTATTCGTACGAAATTCGTCAACTTCGTACATTCCAGCAACGGCATCTTCGTTCGATTATGAAAATCAAATGGGACGACTATGTAAGCAATGAACAAGTTTTGTCCAGAGCTAACATCGACGATATTGAAATTCTACTTGCAAAGTCTCGTTTACGATGGTTGGGCCACGTCGGCCGTATGGAAGATGTTAGAGCAGCAAAGATGATTTTGTTTGGTGAACTCGAACATGGTTTGCGCTCTGTTGGGCGACCAAAACTGAGATTCAAAGATAACTGTAAACAGCTATTGAAAAGAATTGATTTGCTTGATTGGAATGTTGTTGCAAAGAATCGCTCATTATGGCGATCAAAAATTAAAGCTGTCTGTGAAAGTTTGAATGTTCTATGAAAGGAAAAATatcaaaggaagaaagaaagaagaaaaagatagaatttctatttttattattattatttttttttttttttattgttttcccaAATGAATCTGTTGTCATATATTTTATGCTACTTTATGCTCGCTTATCGAGTTAaggctattattattattattattaaacttcctCAGAAAGCGAAAGACTCGGTCGTTCAGAGGATAAACGTGCTAATGAAAAACGCCATACTTATCCTGTCTTGGCCGGCCGATTCAAGgttactgtaaaaaaaaaacgccttgTTGTGTGTCTGGTGCGACTGGAATTTAAACCTCACCTGATTCATTGTTCGTCTTTTTGGTTAACTCTTCAAgttctgaaaaacaaaattggcaaCATTTTGTTTCATCATCATTCTGCAAAATATTTCTGTAGAATTTCACTTATGTTACAAAGTGAAACCAATTTGGTTAGTACCAAGAGGGCATGAAAATCGAGAAAATCATTTGGTCACTCAGAGTTCAAAGGAAAACTTGTAAACCATATTTCTAGTTTCTTAATAAACTatagtgctgcgtcggtgggagagtgaaacatgaaaatttggatttatgaattttgttttttatcgtCAGAATAacgaagggctagcgctcgaaacttcagctttccaaatctttcacggttaATTCgaccttaatcaactcgtttgacgcAACGAAATCctcatattagggagcttaaaagccaaacacgacgtcgacgacggtaagaaagtcatctgaaaatgtaacttcgcgtttcggcaatcatttctcaattattgatatgctcatgtcgtccatacaattgcaaaacagatcattacTTGTCGTGGAAAAAACGAGCACGgctgttaaaattgaaaattgcacgtgcaaagcgtgcaactgtcaaatatgcaaatttgtgacgttcttgttacCGTCGTCGTCGCGGTTGCTAAGCTCCCtacaaagcgcgggaaaacccTCGAGAACAGCATAAGAGGCAGTTTCTTTGTCACCGGTCAGAGAGGAAGTAAACTAACCAACCAAAGCACAGCAAACATTGCTAAGCAATTTCGGCTCTCCCAACATTAACACTTGACGAATATACCACGACAGACATTTCGAGAATACGGTCTGGCTGAATGTCAAGAAAATGAACTCCTAATGATCCGGGTAGGATATGAGACTTTTCgaaaattgaatgaattttttaCCATCCTTTCTCCGGCACTTTCATACTTAAAACGCTGGCCATCTTCCAGGAGAAGTAACAGAAGATAATAAGAATTCAACGGAAATTGTATTTGGACGGTTGGAGAATGGCGTGATTGCTCTTTCTAAACTCTTTAGCTTTTAATAGCTTTAGCAGAGATAAGAGATTTAATACCACGTCAACTTGACAAGAAAGCAAATGTTTTTCTCTTATGTCATTGTGACGGTTTTAGAAAGTGTTATCTCGGTTCAGCTTGGCGAAAAAAAATCGAATACGTAAgtcaaaaaaaacattttttctttccgttcAAAGCTGCTTATAAAATCGGCTTTCTGTGGGAAATATTACTCTTGGAGATATCTAGAAATATAGTCTAAACACAAACACATTTGTGACATACAGATAGCGCCTAATACTTTTCCAGCACATAAGTGTTGTTTTTCCGTCAACTATGATTTATGAGGAATTACAAAACATTGCTCGAATTCCACAACCCAAAAAAACAGAGTTTAATAAAATCTGGAAAACCAAACAATACATGCCGAACGCTCTTCATCGGAAAAATCCCGCGGGTGGTAATCCAATCCCTCGCGCATCCCTCTCAGAGACAAGAGGTGACAAAGATCATTGTATTTCACGAAATCTTTTCAATGGAAACCAGCCTCGTCTTACTCCCTtataataaaagtgaagaatCGAGTTAAAACCATAAGACATATAAGATAAAACGATCATCTGATTCCGGTCTTGTGATCGGGATACCAAAAGGAGAAAAAATACTTTGGCAGCGTATCTGTCAACTTCACATCTTTATGAATTATCCAACGGCCATAACGAGCGCGAGTTTAACGATATTAACGGGGCATTTTTCACGAGTAACGCCCGAAACTGTTTGTTGAGGCAACGAAACGCTTCGAACAAACACAACTGAAGAGGAAACATTGATTTATGTCTCACAGTCTGGCAGCTTATGTTTAAGTGACTAAAGTAGTTTAGGTGGGACACGGCAAAATGATCGGTATGAAAAAGTATGTGGGCAGATTTGTCCTCTAAGCACGTAAAAGCGAATACTTAAGTTCTTTGGATCAAAGCAGATCCAAAAAGCGATAGAAACAAGAGAGTTGGTATTCCGTTGAACAAAATTTCACGAGCACTAACGAAGTTTCGGTGCGAATACTTTCGCAAATTGAACCATGCAAATGTGAACAAAATGTGGGAGTTATTGACAATCATTTCACTGACAAAACCATGGCTCTTCAGTTCGAAACTCTGAGATCGTGATTAAACGGGTCGGCCGTGAGATACAGAGATCAATTAAAGCACTCAGCGTTTTTCTTGCGTTCCATGGCATCCGTTTAATTTTTGGTTTCACGTTGTTAGATGAGTCTTAACAGCAATCACTGGAATGGCTAAGGTAACGTAAGTAGTAACTCACCTTTCGCAATGTCGTCAAGGCTAAGCTCTGGAGAAGGTCTCCCAGAGACAAGCAATAGCATAAGAAGAAAGCTTAGTAGGTAGGAAAACATCTTTGCTACTGACAAAGACGAAACGAACTGAAGGAGCGTcgatttttgttttgataaCCTAGAAGATGCCAAAGTACTGAAGTTTGAAACCGAACTAAATTTGGAATAGCCAATCACCGAATTCGAATATTCATAACACGGTGTCATTTACAACGGTGTCCTGTTCTCAACAACTGCGCAAACACTGACAATTTTCCGACAGAACGCCCTGTCACGGGAATCAAAAACACAACGTCACTGTCACAGTTCGTGCTGCCTGCGTCTAACCCCTCGCTGGCGTTTGCGTGCGCTTTTTCCAAAACCAACAAGTCCTAGAAAGACGACATCTTCCCAGACAGATTATCGTGCTTTGATGCAAAGGAGAAGAAGACAAGAACGAAAACGGGCTAAAACCAAGGAGGACTTACAGTACGCTTACACCAGGGGCGTGACCATCTCTATTCGTACGCGCATGATAATATCACACGAGCGAGAGCCCATTCGTTACCTTGACCACACATGGACACATGGACGGACCcataatttcaaaaaaaaaaaatttgaagaaatcATAGAAAAATAATGATTGCAAAATTATCATCGGAGTCAACAGATCtcagaaacaaataaaaaggcCATTCTGAACTTTGAAAAATAATGGATCCGTTTGGGCCGTGATTCTCACACTTATCATGAGAAGAATCACCTCAAGTTGGCTCCGtagaaaaaaaacactttttatTCCCTTCTATTAAACATAAATTTTGGAATATCAACTATGATCAATTGTAAACGTTTTGAAACCAGAATAGATGGGCTTTATGAAGTTGTACGAAGACAAGACAATAATCCAAACAAATACTTTTTATGATATTCCTTGGGCAACTTGCTTTTGTTTCTCATTTCCGGCAAATTCCACAGTAGATTACACTTCACACAGCAGCCAAGTAGACAGTTAGACATAGTTTGCTACTTTGATTTACAATgaatgcagcttaaaaaaaGTTACGATTCGAGGTCTTAAAACGAAGACAGCTTAAAATATTACGCGGATTCAAGGCCTCGAATACAATTTTTAGGTTGTTTTCATTTTACGCCAGAGTAGTATCAAGCTATGTCTAATTCCACAGTGTCTGGAAAAAGTTGCCCAAAGAAGTGATCGCCTTTAACAGGAGCGATGGCCTCCCTCACGCTCATTTAAGACGCCGTCTTTTCAAACTAGACAAATAATGTAGACACACCTTTATAGGGACCATAtgactttctttatttttgtcatGTCAAATACTTGATCATCATATACGCAGGAGTAAATCTACATGAAAACAAGATACTTAGTAGATAATTATGATACAATAGCGTTTCTGTTTCGATCGCCATTTTTACGCAGTAGGATTcacaatgttttcaaaaaagataacaggaaaaaaataaattaacatttttttccAGACACCCTTCCGCCCCTCGTCGCTGATTTTCATGTTAGTGATGATTTTGCACTGCCTCAAGGTGCCACACAGCTGAGGCTTGGCAACGTCAATAACGCAAAGAATTTAAATTCGTTAATTTCAAGATGTCGAGGGCGAAAAAGCCCAAATACTCAATCACAGTCAAGTGTTTGTTTACAATTGTTCCCACTCAAGGTCAGGTCATTATAAAAGTTCAAACAGTAAAGCATTACTTTTATTTAAGCGGATTTTGTCTCTTACTGTGCGTTAAAAGTTTCGCGAAGATTTTTTTCTGCATACACACTCGGAGACTTGGACGTTGAAGGATTTTCCGACAAAAAACAGGTTAGTTTAAAAGTCACAGTAATGGTCGAAcacaaatttcaaatgttttgatTTGAAATGAGCTTATGTAAACATGCATTAAAGATTGCTGGGATAAACAAGCGAATGGACGAAAGCAATGGTTGTCTGAAACTACAAAGCGATCAACTTTCTCAGTTATTGTTGTATACAACTAGATTTTCCAATCATAGAAGCTCGACTGCGAAAATTGATTGACATAGAAATTAACAGTCCCAAATTTCAGAAAAGCTGTGGCTCTGCAGGCTTGCTGTTTTTCTGTTCCACTGATCTTCTTGATAATCGAATTGACGAGTTTCAATGCTTTACTTCTACTTTGAGACCGTCTTGCTTCTATCAGGCTTATGGAACAAACGGTTTTAGCcatgaaaaatgttttactGTGATGAAGTAAATAGGGAGAGAATCCCAGATCCTAGGCGGAAGTGATATATGTAGGAACTCCCTACCGGGGTATTCGTCTCTTCTAACCCGCAGTTCACCGACGGAATTTAAATTGATTCAAAGGATACGTTTTCCCTGCTGggaaatttatttttagttcTGTTTTACTTGACTCAATATCCTCAACCCTCCTAGTGCTCAAAAATATTGACTCAACTTTACTGTCTGCTGAGAGATTAAACATAGCGTTGATTGCGGTTGAAACGGCAGAGAGGGTCCCTTCTAGATTATTGCATTTTGTTTATGcagaatctttttttttcttgtgttagTAACTAGTCTGGAAGGTTTGCCTCACGCTTTTTACACTCAGTCTTTCTCTCATAAAGTGCtatcattttttaaattttttgtgaGATTAGCAAAAACAAGGATAACACTAAAGTTTCACCTCAGAGGAAATGTTTATTGAGCGCGCAGCACCAATTCAAAGAGTACATCACTCAATGAGTGCTTTGCATAAGGTGTGGGAGGCGAGCAGAGCAATAAAAGCGATGATAGAAAATCAGACAGGAATGGTTTTCTTGCGACACTAAGAACGATGCCTAGGGTGCGAAGTTATTTCGAGGATAAGGTGAGAGAATTAACAGATTGAGTTTCACTTGGCTTATAATTCACTTGGAATGCAATGTGACACCGTCATGTGCTCCTATTTCTCTTTTCtggacatttttcttttttttgtctgaGTGGATCAGGTGGGAGTGTTTCTAAAGCTTTGTGGGATCCCTACTGAAGTTGTATTAAATTATTAGCACTAAATTATCAAAGTTGACGATGTCACGGGCGACGCCTCAATCCTAATTGGTTGAGGCGACAGCCTTTGTTGTTTTCGCGCGTAAAGTGtatctaaaaataaaactacaagTGCCGGTGCTGGATCAAGCATAAACTAATAGACAACACTCTTACGGATCGTCCTGGGATAACTAGGTCCGATGAAATAACTGAAAGCTGAAGCTCAGAATGATCAAAATTTCCTGACTATGATAGtacttgttgaaaaaaattgttgaaattaGTAACTCTGCACTCGCCTCTCCGTCCAGTATCGTCAATGATCTTGAACAACTGATGGCGGTCTATGATCTGACCCTCTCTAGCTTAGTGGACAAACATGCACCGTTAAAAACAAGAATTGTCACAGTTAGACCGTCTGCTTCTTGGTACAATGAAAACATCATGACCGAAAAACGGAAACGCAGGAAGCTGGAACGACGTTGGCGGAGGACCGGTCTTGCTGAGGATCGTGTGCGTTTTCGTGATCAATGTAGAGTTGTTAATAAATGCGTTGAAAAGGCCAGGATGGACTACTATTCGGGAGTTATCGCGGAAAATCAGTCAGATCCCAAGCGCTTGTTTCCTACTTTTGACAAGTTACTCCACCGCAAGTCAAAAGCGAAACTGCCTCATTCGGAGGATCACGAGTCTTTGGCTAACGCCTTCGCAGACTTCTTCACCGACAAGATCACAGCTATACGTGAGGAATTGCACTTATGCAGGGGTGGTCCTGCTGAGCCACTGGTGGAGGTCTCGTACGATGGTCCCAAATTTGAATGTTTCAAGCAAGTGTCTTGTCAAGAGCTTTCGGATCTACTTGCTAAATCCAGTATAAAATCTTGTGCGCTGGACCCAATACCAGCAACGGTATTAAAGGGATGTCTTGACCTCTTACTGCCGTTTATTACCAAGTTAGTGAACTGTTCACTTCAATGCAGTGTTATGACAgaaagcatgaagcaagcccaACTAAGACCTTTGCTCAAGAAACCTTCGCTGAACCATGAGCTCTTTAAGAATTATCGCCCTATCTCAAATTTGATGTTCATTTCGAAATCGTGCGAAAAGGCGGTTGCTGTACAGTTGAAAGACCATGTGCGTAATAACAACTTGGATGAGCTATTCCAGTCGGCGTATAAAGCAGGACACAGCACTGAAACTGCGTTGCTGAGGGTCCAAAATGATGTCTTGCGAGCAATTGATAACGGAGGCTGTGTTATGCTGCTATTATTGGATCTCTCGGCAGCATTCGACACGGTCGATCACAGCATTTTGCTTTC
The Acropora muricata isolate sample 2 chromosome 3, ASM3666990v1, whole genome shotgun sequence genome window above contains:
- the LOC136910362 gene encoding uncharacterized protein — encoded protein: MTPCYEYSNSVIGYSKFSSVSNFSTLASSRLSKQKSTLLQFVSSLSVAKMFSYLLSFLLMLLLVSGRPSPELSLDDIAKELEELTKKTNNESVSEKKTTDEVPEKPDLPKELSDLAREASKSKHETVTMEKSVAKTEQQKDAKKTSAQARTVNLQLLPKKSQSIPIPYRRLTQDHRTFNYDYPAERRPDYTYRKSYDEAPIADDYNENQRRFSQASRERALDAILRKIHSSYQNDPHLIRGGFLQSDNENEDVLRRTNTGKLQQMPDLSTENWLPESRPVKVPEVIPPPIQSDSEGMKNDEERKRYLLDLLAERIKSRVVEAQKRGQKVPDKLLDFLLDDNSRRGMAAKADKSLFSH